TTCCTCCCACATTTCACCAATGCGGTACATGGCGTCACGAAGGATAAAGTCATATATAAACGCACTATTGTAGCCTTGATCTATAGTATCTTTTACACAAGACCAACCGGAGGCCACATTTTTTTCGAGAAGGAATTGTGATAGTTTCTTGGAGATTTCATTCATTTGACCCCTCCTATTCCAAACATAGTAATTACCAACAGTATACTATATTTTCCGTAAAATCAAATGCTTCTTCCTTGAAATGTCTTTTTCTACCTGTCAGTGGCCCAATTATAGGATTAAAATTACCTTGACACCAGGCTATACAAGACAAGGATTTTCTCTTATGCTTAATAGAGGTAAATATTAGTAGCAAAGGAAGTGTCACAATGACTTATCAAACAAATGTACAAGAAACATTCTCGTTAATCAAAGAACTAGTTTCTATTCCAAGCCCTTCCGGCAATACGGAAAAAGTAATTGGTTTTGTTGAACAGTACTTAAGTGAATGCGGGGTAGAAACAGTACGCAATCGAAAGGGCGGCTTGATTGCTTCCATTAAAGGAACCAATGAGAAAGAGCATCGCATGTTAACAGCCCATGTAGACACATTAGGAGCTATGGTAAAAGAAGTGAAACCCAATGGAAGATTGAGGCTAACTACAATAGGCGGTTTTCGCTGGAATTCTGTTGAAGGGGAATATTGCCAAATAGAAACTTCTTCTGGTAAAGCGTATTCCGGAACCATTCTTATGCATCAGACATCGGTGCATGTTTATAAAAATGCAGGAGATGCTCCTAGAAACGATGAGAATATCGAAGTTCGGATTGATGAAAAAGTCACCAATGCAGACCAAGTAAGAGCGCTTGGAATAGAAGTAGGAGATTTTGTATCATTCGATCCGAGGGTTCAAATCACAGAAAGCGGCTACATAAAATCCAGACATCTGGATGACAAAGCAAGCGTGGCGATCCTACTAAAACTTATCAAATTCATTCAGTCTGAAAAGATTACACTTCCATACACGACACACTTTTTAATATCTAATAATGAAGAAATCGGCTATGGAGGGAACTCCAACATCACCCCAGAAACTGTGGAATACCTTGCCGTGGACATGGGAGCCCTTGGAGACGGGCAATCATCAGATGAATACACAGTATCTATCTGTGTAAAAGATTCCAGCGGTCCATATCATTATGGACTAAGAAAACATCTTGTTGAACTTGCAAAGAAAAACGAAGTGGATTACAAAGTGGATATTTATCCATACTACGGATCAGACGCGTCTGCTGCCATCCGTTCCGGTCATGATATCATCCACGGACTGATTGGGCCAGGGATAGAATCATCGCATGCTTTCGAGCGGACACACGCAAGCTCGATAGAAAATACAGAGAAGTTGATTTACCATTACTTGTTGTCGGGTATGGTGGAGTACTAATTCACAACAAAATAAAACCACCTAAAGTCCTTTATAGGAGCTATAGGTGGTTTTTATTTTTGTTTTTGTCATTTTTTATACTTATAAAAAAATTTTTTTTATTTTTAGGGATGACGATGCTTGTGCCTTTATAAAGATTATAACGTTCAATCGAGCCGCATGGCATTTCTATTACATGAGAGCTATTTTTAACAATTGGAGATACTCTCCAAGGCTTTAATTCTTTTATACTTAAAAGAATTCGCCCATCTCCGTTAACGAAAATGATATCAATAGGAAACCGCATAAAGAACATGTGAACACTGTTACAAGGGGAGAGCATTATGCCTTTATTATGTATGGAACGTTTAAACATTAACCCAATGAAACGCTTTGTAAATGTATCAGCTATATTTATATGAAGCATTTGTGCATCTTTCATATTATCCTCCTAAAGAAACAGTGTCTTTTTGTTCATTATATAGAATTTTATATTCTTTTTAAAAACCGAATTACTTAGGGAAATGGAGTATACAAGCTAAATAGGTAGATTTTCTCAAGAAAATGGTCAAAAATGGCTTTTTTTGAACGTTTTCTTTATTTTCAGTTCGTTATAATATTAACTTAAGTTCTAAATAAAGAACAAACGACTGGAGGAAATGATATATGAAAAACTTGATGATCCGTGTATTTAAAGAAGAAGAAGGACAGGGGTTAACAGAGTACGGTTTGTTGGTTGGGTTGATTGCGTTGGGGGTTGTAGCTGCGGTTGGGTTATTAGGGGATAAAATTGGAGAAGTTTTTACAAATATTACAAAGGAGCTAACAAATACGAAAACACCTTAAACGGCCCTAATTCTTAATACCAGTTACAAAGCTCTGCTTCATCAAAGCAGAGCTATTTTTAAATAACCACTAGGAGGACGCCATATGTTCATCAACGTCGTTCTGTTTATCGTACTAGGAATTTCCGTTGTAACGGACCTTAGAAAAAGAAAGATATTCAACATAATTACGATACCTGCCATCCTATTCGGTTTAATCTACAACACGTATCAAGCAGGTCTTGAGGGGCTGTACTTCAGTTCTATCGGACTTTTGATAGGTTTTTTTCTTTTGTTTATCCCATTTGTGCTTGGAGGAATGGGAGCTGGGGATGTAAAGCTGTTGGCAGCTATTGGGGCAATGATCGGCGGTGAGCTTGTGTTTCAGTCATTCCTTTATACCGCCTTGATTGGGGGAATCTTCGCATTGGCTATTCTTTTCAAAAAAAATAGACTTGTGTTCTTTATTAAGAATATTTGGTTCTCTGTTTTTTATAAACTCCCTATTCTTACCGAACCAGAAAAGAAAGGAAAATATACTATTCCCTACGGAGTTCCGATTGCGCTTGGAGTAGTGAGTCTCTATTGCTTTGGGGGGCTTCTATGAGATCACAAAAAGGTCAATCTTTAGTTGAATTTGCACTTATTGTACCGTTAATATTACTTCTGTTATTTGGGATGTTTGATATTGGGAGAGTTCTATTTTCAGCAGTAGCCTTAGAGCATGCGGCAAGGGAAGGTGCCAGGGTGGCAAGTGTCGGAAAAACGAATACAGATGTGATTGCTTCCATAAACAACGCGACAACAGGTCTTGATTCGAGCAGGGTTTCTGTATCCATTTCAACAGAAGCGAGAACTTCAGGTGAAAACATAGAAATTCACCTCAGTTATCCGGTAAGCATGATAAATCCTTTGTTGAGATCTTTCCAAGGCTCTTTTACAATCTCTTCAAAATCTGTCATGAGGGTGGAGTGAAATGTTAAGAAGTGATAAAGGCAACGCAATGGTAATGATGGCATTTATCCTCTCTTTGCTCGTTGCGCTATCAGGGTTCGTTGTGGACGGGGGAAGGCTGTACCTGCAAAAGGGAGAACTCCAAAAAGCAATTGATGCCGCTGCGTTAGCTGGAGTGCAACAAGTAAAGAACAGTCAGATAAACGCTGTAAATGCAGCGATTGAACTGGCCTCATTAAATGGAATTAGTATAAATTCCAGCAATATCATAGTAGGTTCAGACTCAGTAGAGATACATAATACAGTACCTGTAGAAACGACTTTTGCCAAGGTGTTAGGTTTCAATTCAATAGACGTTGCTGCAACATCGAAGGCAGTTTTAGATACTTCCAGAGGAATAAAAAAGCATTCCAACGTCATACCGGTCGGAATTCCAAAGGATAAATTGGTAAAAGGGCAATCACATACTCTGCATTTTACACCAGCTGGTGGTAATAACGGACCTCAACAAGGGAATTTCGGTTTTCTGGCAATTGGCGGAAGAGGTGCTGCAAATCTTGAGGACAACATAGTTAATGGCATTGAAGTGGAAATTACCCCAGGTAGTTATGTCCTAACTGAGCCTGGTTTGAAATGGGGAAAGGTTCGTAGTGGCTTTCAAGAAAGAATAAGTATGGACGCAACAAAACCTCTTTGTAACCAACTAAATACTTCTAAAAGTGGTTGTGCAAGGGTTGCTATACTACCAATTGTCAATGACCTCGGTTCTGTAAATGGTAGAGGGAAGGTGGAGATTATTGGATTTGCTGCCTTTTGGATTGAAAAAGTGGAACAGATAGGCGGAAATAAATCAGTAACCGGCTACTTCATCGATATTGTCACTTCCGGTGAATTTAGCGAAGAGGTGGAAAACTTCGGTATAAGCACAATCAAACTAGTGAATTAAATGGGAGGAAGAAGCATGACATTAAAAAAAGTTTGGCTGTTGTCTATTATGTTCGGGATAGTCAGTACAATCTGTTTCTATCTTTTTTATATTCCAGGAGGGACCAACCAGAAATCAATGCAGGCTGACACCGTTGTTTTAGCAGCAGAAGAGGAAGCGGAAGAGGAGATAGTGCCTGAATTTGAGATCGAAAAAGGGAAAAGAGCCATGTCTATTGCTGTAAATGATGTGCAAGGGGTATCAGGACATGTAGAGCCGGGATCGATGGTGGATATCTTTGTTAATATTGAAACCACAAAAGAAGACAATAAAGAAGTGGTCCCATCCCAAGTGGGAACATTTGTGTTGCAAAATGTGAAAGTACTGGCTGTGGGCCATTTCATGGATGAACCGGAAACAGGGGCAAGATATCAGATGATTACGGTTGAAGCCACGCCAGAACAGGGTGCAAGTCTAGGCTTTGCTTCCCAGCATTCCATCTATCTCATGTTAAGGCCAGAGGGTGATGACTCAACCCTAAACGCAAATATATTAATGGATGAAAAGCAGCTTATTATGAAAGGAGGACAATGATAGATGATAAAATGGTACGGTTTTTTAAATGAGAATGAAGAGAAAATCAGTGAAATGATTCAATGGTTAAGTACCCATGAAAATTACAAGGGGCTAACAACTATTGATGAGCTATTAAATGAATTGGACGCTCCTGAAAAGCGAATTATTTTTATCGATAAATCTATTTCTCCCAATTTCTATTCCTTGACCATGCAATTAAAGATGCTGGACCCGAATAACTTTGTCATACTAATCGGGAAGGATTTAAAAGAGGCTGACATCCGTCTTGCGATGAGGGCAGGGATGATGGATTGCATTAATTTGCAGGATGAAATTGAACTGATTAAAAATGGACTGCTTGAGTCAAAGAGGCATATTGATTTTCTAAAAAAGCAGGAAACACAAGCCCCAAGTTTCGCACAGAAAGAAGGAAGAGTCATTACAGCTACAAGTACAAAGGGTGGGGTGGGTAAAACTACATTTGCGGTAAATTTGGCATATTCCTTACAAAGAAAGGAACAATCTATCGTTTTAGTAGATCTGCACCTCCAGTTTGGAGATGTTGCGATGTTCTGTGATGTCAAGCCGAAGAAAACGATCTACGAATGGGTAAAAGAAGATTTTGACCGGAAAAACCGGAATGTCCAAGGTTATTTGACAAAGACATATCTTGAGAATGTTTCTATTCTTGCAGCGCCACTCCGACCTGAATTTTCCGAAATTATAAAGCCTGAGCATATTAGGGAATTATTTTTCGAATTAAAGAAATGGTATGACGTTATCATTGTAGATACCCACTCTCATGTGGATGAGCTGTTACTTGAAACATTGGAACTATCTGACGAAATATACGTCCTGACAAATGGAAACCTTCCAGCTGTAAGAAATACAAAGCTATTCATGGATACCCTTCAATCATTGCAACTTAAGGCGATGCCTCAGCTGGTGGTGAATGCGGTGAAGAAAGATGACCCATTGAAGGTGGAAAATATGAAGAAAATTCTTGGAGTAAATGTGTTAACGGTTCTTCCTTCTGAAGAAAAGCTGGTCAAAAAATCTGTAGCTACAGGTATTCCATTTGTGGCAGATTCTCCAAAGAAAGGTTTATCAAAGAGATTCACCAAATTGGCAGACGCTTGTCTGGAGAGGCACGCATCTTTAATCGGTGAAGCTTTAGTTGGAGTTGGAGGTAGAAAATAATGTCTTTATTGCGAAGGCTTGGTGTCGAGACTGATGTTGTAGAGGGTTCTAAGGGGGGGAGAGAATCCATCAAAACGTCCATCTCTCCGAAAACGGTCTATCTCCCACAGTTCAAAGAGATTGAAATGCACCTTCATAACTATCTTGTGGATAAACTGAAACAGCAGACTCTAGACGATAGGGAAATGGAAGGAAAAGTAGCAGAATTAAGTGATGATTTTTTTGTCAATCGGGATGACATTCTAAATTATGAGGAAAAGCAAGCGGCCATTCAAAATGTCATTTATGAATTAACAGGGTATGGGCCCATCACCCCCCTCTTGAAAGATCCTGCAGTAACGGAGGTAATGGTAAATGGTCCAACGAAGATTTACGTGGAGAAACAGGGGAAAATAATTAAGACTCCTTTCACATTCAGGGATAATTCCCATGTCTTAAAAGTGATGGAACGAATCGTAGCACCAATTGGAAGACGAATAGATGAGAGTGTCCCGATGGTGGATGCACGTTTACCGGATGGTTCGCGTGTTCATGCTATTATACCGCCGCTGGCTATGAATGGGCCGACACTCACCATTCGTAAATTCCCTGATAATCCTTTGAAAATTCATGATCTTCTCCGAAATGAAGGACTTTCTTATGAGATGGCTGATTTTCTGAAATCTTGCGTAGAAGCAAAGTTGAACATGATGATAAGCGGCGGGACCGGCTCTGGTAAGACAACTTGTCTAAATGTATTATCCTCTTTTATAGCAGAAGATGAGCGAATTGTGACAATTGAAGATTCCGCTGAACTCAGGCTTTCACAAGAGCACGTTGTCACTCTTGAAGCAAGACTTGCAAATGTGGAAGGGAAGGGAGAGGTGACCATCCGGGACCTGGTGAAAAACGCCTTGCGTATGAGACCAGATAGAATCATAGTAGGAGAGGTAAGAAGTGCTGAGGCCCTGGATATGCTGCAGGCAATGAATACAGGGCATGATGGGAGTCTTGGCACTGGTCATGCAAACTCCCCCCGAGACCTTATTTTACGCCTTGAAGTCATGGTTATGATGGCTGGTTTCGATCTTCCTGTACGAGCAATTAGAGAACAAATTGCCGGAGCGCTGGATTTGATTGTCCACCAGGTCCGTTTGAAGGATGGTAGCCGAAAAATAACACACATCACCGAGGTCTTAGGGGTAATGAATGAGACTATTGTGTTACAAGATCTTTTCAAATTTGAAGAACTCGGTAAAAGTGATGACGGGAAAGTAAAAGGACGTTTCTCATCAACTGGAATTCGTCCTAGCTTCTTTGACAAATTTGAGTCACAAGGCATAAAAATTCAGCCATCCTGGTTCAGTGAGGAGTGATAGAGCTTGAATATCCTGATGACATTAATTGGTTCCATACTGTTCTTTATGCTTTTCTTTCTCCTAGTGATGAGTATTTCTGCTAGACAGACAAAGGAAATGAAAAGGCTAAATAACTATTTGATTCTTTCCAATTCTTTAACATTAACTGAAGGGAAGGGAAAGAAGCCAAAATCCCCAAAACAAAGTAAAGCCATCCAAGGCATGGGGAAAGTACTTGAAGTAAATTTTCAATTTAAGAACCTGAGGCAGCAATTAATCTTTGCCGGGTATGAAATCGGACCAGGTGAGTATCTAGTAAGAACTTTTCTATTAGCTGCTATTTTAAGTGGAATAGTATATTTGATTACGTCCTCTCTATTGTTAAGTATTTTTTCATTAATCACAGGGCTTGTTATCGGGTCCTTTCTATTGAAACGGGCAATTAAAGTACGAAACCAATTAGCAACCCAGCAGCTTATTCAGGCACTTGGGATCATGGCGAATAGTTTACGTGCAGGCTATAGTTTTTTACAAGTAATCAAGCTGATTTCAGAGGAATCCCCAGAGCCATTAGGCAAGGAGTTTGGAAAGGTTATTCAGAATGTTAATCTCGGCCTGTCCTTAGAAGAATCATTTGAACAGCTAAAGTCCAGTTTTAGTAATCCCGATCTGGATATGGTACTAACCTCCATTCTTATTCAAAGGGAAAGCGGAGGTGACCTTGCACGCCTTTTAGAAAGCATTCAGGAGACGATGATAGGAAGGTTAAGAGTAAAAGACGAGGTAAGAACCCTTACCGCACAAGGAAGGTTATCTATGTGGGTAATCATGTGTGTACCCGTGGGGATCGCTTTCTACCTTCAAGTGGTGAATCCGGACTATTTTCATTTAATGTTTCAGCACATTCTTGGGTGGATAATGATCCTTATGGCAATATCAGGAGTGTTGCTCGGGTGGTTTATTATTAACAAAATTGTAAGCATTGAGGTGTAGAAGGTGGGACATATACTTTTTGTGACATTATCCTTTACAACCATGACGTTGATTTGTTTAGCTATCTCCATGACAGTTTTTCGCTCATCTCTTGCACTAGAACGTCGAATTGAAACTTTTTTTCCAAGTTCTACATCATTGGAGGGTGGCAAGGTAAAGAAGGAAGCAGATATAAGTGAGCAAACTAAAGAAAAAGCAAGGATAATGATTAAAAAGTTGATGAAGGAGTCTTCAAAAATCAATCTTGAGAAAAGACTTGAAGAAGCTGGAAGGCCAAATGGGTGGACCTCTGTTGATTTTAGATTATTCCAGTTAACACTGACTTTTATTTTATTTTTCGGTGCACTAGTCCTTTTTTCTCCTGGTGCGGATTCTATAATGTCTCTTTTTTTCTTGGTTGGTGTCATTAGCTTATTCGGTCTTTACATTCCGAATTTTATGCTCAGTGTAAAGATTAAAAAGCGTTTAAAGCAAATGGAAAAAATGATGCCAGACTTTTTTGATTTGCTCAATCTTTCGATGGAAGCAGGTATGGGCTTAGATGCCTCCTTTCAAAAAGTGGCCAAAACCCTGAAAGGACCCCTGTCTGATGAATTTATGAAGATGCTTGATGATATGAAATTAGGGAAATCCCGGAAGGAAGCTTATATGCTATTAAGGGAAAGGGTAAAAATTGTTTCCTTTCAACAAGCAATAACCTCCCTCATTCAGGCAGATCAACTAGGGATGGGACTCTCCAAAACAGTAAGTTTGCTTACGACAAGGATCCGTGAACAAAGGGTTTTCACAGCGAGGGAACATGCGATGAAAGCGCCGGTCAAAATGGTATTTCCGCTAATGTTTCTGGTGTTTCCAGCCATTTTTATTGTATTACTCGGGCCGATGGTCATTTACATTATACAAAGTGGATTATAAAAAGAGCACCCCTTGAAAAGGTGCTCTTTCTTCACGTGAAATACTCAATCCTAGCCTGTGGAAAGTAAGAATGTATGTACTCAGACAAAGTTTCTTTTATCTCGGTCGCTTCATCCTTCGTATATACATACTTCCCAATTCCATAACGCCCCCATTTATACTGGCGCTTAGCTTCGTCTAGCTCAAGCTTTGTCATCGGATAGTTTTGTTGGATGACCCTTTTGGCTGGTTTAGTGAATCGGTGTTGTATTAATTCAAAGGTAAGATCCTCGGTCGCATGTGCAGGAAGCTTATCATAAAGCTTTTGGAATAATGTTTTATATCCCTCTTCCCAGCCTTCATGCAAATAGATTGGTGCAACGATAAAGCCGAGTGGATAGTTTGCCCCTGCGACTTTGGCGGCAGCTTCTATTCTCAAATCCAAAGAAGATGTTCCGGGCTCAAAGTTCTTTATTACATAATCTGCATTCACACTGAAACGAAACCTTGTTTTCCCGCGATGATCTGCATCAAGCAAATGATCAACATGATGGAACTTCGTCACGAATCGAAGCATTCCATGTTCAGATTTACCAAAGTATTCAATAGCTTTTTTCAAAGAGTGAGTCAAATGATCAATGCCTACTATATCGGAAGTACATGACGCTTCAAACCTAGTGATTTCAGGTGCTCGTTCTTGCATATATTTATCAGCAGCATCAAAGATTTCATCCAAGTTCACATAAGTCCTTATATAAGGTTTGCTTCCCATCGTTGTCTGCAAATAGCAGTAATGACAATGGCCCATACAGCCTGTTGCAAAAGGTATAGCATATTCAGCGGAAGGTTTGGAAGAGTCAAACTTCAATGTTTTTCTTACTCCGACAACTAATGTGGATTTAGCTGTCCTGTATTTTTGAAAATCATTATCTCCAGGTAGGTTTCTTATTTGGTTGTGGGAAGTCGTCTCTCGAATTTCAAGACCCATCGATTCAAATTTGTTTTTTAACTCCACTCCTAGCGGATAATCAAGCGCTCTAGGTTCAATATATACAAGTTGTGGAACAAACGGCTTCATGTATTCCCCCCCTTTTTATTCGAATGTTGGACCAAAATAATCATTATATAATGCTTCTGCTTCTTCTAATGAAGTGAAAAAGACAAACTCGTCTGATAAGGGATAATACGTATCATAGAGAAAGATAGATAGCTGCCCCTCCTCGAATGGGTTTTCCATAATGCTTGCCTGCTGGATCGAGGCTACGTTCTGTGTGTGCGGATTACGGTAAAAAAGGTATACGACATCACCTTCTTGTAAAGAAGAAGAATGAACTTGTTGGTACGGGTCCATGTTAATCACCTGCTTGTAGTTGTTTCGTTATTTGTAGATTATAGTCCATATAACTCTAACTTTAGTGTTGAATGAATCAGGGAAAATATCCTTGAGAAATAATGTAAAACAATTTGTTTGAATATTGAAACTTTATGAAGGTTTTATTCGTCTAATCTATTAGGGATAATGGAGGTGGTGTTGCAATGAACCATGTGGATTTACGACCAAAAAAAAGATCGAAACTTCGCATTTGGCTGGGAACTCAATTTTACATAGCAAAGAGATGGATAGAGTGGAAAACAGGAAATAAAAGCTATGCATTAGAAACGACAGAGGAAGAATTGCCCTATCAAGTTTTTTTACATAGAACGCCTACCCTTAGAAAGTTAAAGAACGTGGACATGTGGTATCAGCATAATAAAGTTATTAATTTAAAGATTGCTGTTCAGAAACTGAATGGGATTGTGATTCGACCAGGTGAAACTTTTTCCTATTGGAAGCTGATTGGAAAACCGACGAAGAGCAAAGGATATGTAGATGGAATGGTTCTTTTCTATGGTACGTTTAAGCCAGGTTTAGGAGGAGGGTTGTGTCAATTGTCAAACCTTATATATTGGATGACATTACACACACCGCTGACTGTGACAGAGCGATACCGCCACAGTTTTGATGTCTTTCCCGATTCTAGGAGAACGCAACCTTTTGGTAGTGGTGCAACCTGCTCCTATAATTATCTGGACTTACAGGTGAGAAATGATACAGATCAAGCTTTTCAATTAAAAGTGAGAGTGGAAGGAGACCTCTTAGTTGGTGAATGGAAGTCGGCCAATCTTCCAATTGTTAAATACAAGGTATATGAAAAAGACCATAACATCACTTCCGCTTATTGGGGAGGATATTTGCGCCATAACATCATACACCGCAAAGTAATGAATCTTCAGGGAAAAGAGATCGATGACCAATATGTAACAGAAAATCATGCTATTATGATGTATGAGCCTCTTTTGGAGACAACAGAACAAAGCGGCTAATTACGTACATAAGGGTGTGGTGAAATTGATCTCTATTCCAAAAGAAATGAAAGATCAAATGATAGGCAGGATCCAGGCATATTTCGAAGAAGAACGAGACGAAGAAATTGGCGAACTTGGAGCGGACCTGCTGTTGGACATATTTATGAAAGAACTTGGACCGTACTACTATAATCAGGGTATTGCCGATGCAAAGGCTTTGGTAGAAGAACGATGGGGATCCGTTGAAGAGGATATTGAAGCCTTAAAACGTTCTACTGGGGGCGGAAGGTACAGGTAGAGGTAGAGGTTTGGCGAGTTTTCACAAAATTAGATGGTGTGGTTTTACTGAAACAACTTCTTTGGCTGATGGGCCGGAGAGGTTGTTTTTATTTTTGGATTTCTAAGAATGGAGGCGAATATGATTTATCGACATTTTACAATTAAAGGGAATCGCCCGTTTTTTTCTATTTTCGCCCGTAAATCTGAAAAATCGCCCGTAAACTCAAATTTTCGCCCGAAAGTGGTCCGAAATCGCCCGTAAATCTCAAAAGTCGCCCGTAATTTCTCAAAATCGCCCGATACCGTATTTGCTGCATTTTCATTTCTAGCCGTCACCAAGCTTCCCCTCAACCGGTTAGCGTGACTTCGACATTGGTTTCAAAAATCCTTCAGGGGTCTGACCCCCTGAAGGACTTTTTTTCTCCATCCTTCAGAGAGTTCTCAAGTTTTGCTTTGGTGGTTTAGTGGAATGAAATGAGTATAGGTGGTGATGGTGTTGAAGGCGAATGTGTTGGTGATTGGGGGCGGTGTTGGCGGTTTGACGGTTGCGCTGAAGCTTGCGAAGTGTGGTGTTGGTGTAACAGTGGTGGAACAGGTGAAAGGAAGCCCGCACATGTACAAGGGAGAATTAGTGCAGCCGAAGACGCTACAAATTTTCGAGAAAAATGGCATTCTTCCAAAGGTGCTGCAACACGGACATAAAATTAACCATATTGAGTTGATTGAAAAGAAAAAGCTCGATAAAAAAAACAAACAACCAATCCAATCGATGAGTTATAACATACTTCCAAATCCTTATAACTTTGCATTGATGATCCCCCATGAAATCTTAAAAACGATACTACTCGAGGAAGCACAGAAATATCCTTCCTTTAAATATTTACAGCCTGGCCGTTTTATGGGCTTTGAAGGTAACAAGGCTAAGGTGAGAATGGAAAAGGAAGAGGTATTACTAGAAGCAGATTATTACGTTAGTGCAGAAGGGCGAAAATCGAAGGTACGTGAAATGATGGAGGTGCCGAAAAAGGAAAAGAATTATGACCATCATTTTTTGACTGTAACGTTTCCAAGGCCTGAAAGCATGACAGAAGGAAAGATCATCTCTACAGATGATACATTTTTAGGACTTTTCCCTTTGCCGGATAATCTGGTGCGCAGCGTCTATTTAATTCCAAAGGGATCTTATAAACAGATGATAGAAGAAGGGCTAGAATCTTTTTACCAAAAATACTTAGAACTATGCCCGGAACTGGATGGTTTTGTGCAAAGAATAGACTCTTGGAAAAAAATTCAGCTTATGATTCCGGTGCATTATCATGTTTCAAACTATGTGAAAGGCAACATTGCTTTGCTAGGGGATGCTGCACATAGCGTACATCCGATGGCAGGTGAGGGAATGAATTTGGCGATTCAGGACGGAGACGTGCTTGGAGAGCTGCTCTGTTGGATGTACGACAAAGATAAACATTCTCCGGATTATCTATCCTATTATGAAGCTGTAAGAAAACCAAGGGTCCGTCATGTATTGAAATTGAGTCACTTATCCGCTTTGGCTTATTCCCGTCCGCTCAAATCTTTTGTGACATGGAGAAGCAAAGTGATGGATCAGCTGACCAACGATCCCGTTCTTCATATTAAACATATGCTGAACATTTCTGGTTTGGGTATATGGAAGGAATCCATAGTGGACAGGGTCATTCAGTCTGGAGTAGTTCCTAAGAGGAAAGACCACGATGAGCGCAAGATTGACCGCCGCCATCTTTTTACGGAAGAAGAAGATTACCCATGGAAAAATAAGGAGGAAGCATAGGTATGATAAGTGAATATGTGAGACTTTTTAAAGCGAGAGGGTATATGAAGCGAAACTTGCCCTTCCTATATAGTTGGCATGCCTATGTTGGGTATGAATTAGATTTATATGAAGCATTCAAAAAGCCGAAGACCATTATGGAGGTGGCGGAAGAACATGAACTAAAGGAAGACCTATTGAAAAG
This window of the Sutcliffiella horikoshii genome carries:
- a CDS encoding FAD-dependent oxidoreductase — translated: MVLKANVLVIGGGVGGLTVALKLAKCGVGVTVVEQVKGSPHMYKGELVQPKTLQIFEKNGILPKVLQHGHKINHIELIEKKKLDKKNKQPIQSMSYNILPNPYNFALMIPHEILKTILLEEAQKYPSFKYLQPGRFMGFEGNKAKVRMEKEEVLLEADYYVSAEGRKSKVREMMEVPKKEKNYDHHFLTVTFPRPESMTEGKIISTDDTFLGLFPLPDNLVRSVYLIPKGSYKQMIEEGLESFYQKYLELCPELDGFVQRIDSWKKIQLMIPVHYHVSNYVKGNIALLGDAAHSVHPMAGEGMNLAIQDGDVLGELLCWMYDKDKHSPDYLSYYEAVRKPRVRHVLKLSHLSALAYSRPLKSFVTWRSKVMDQLTNDPVLHIKHMLNISGLGIWKESIVDRVIQSGVVPKRKDHDERKIDRRHLFTEEEDYPWKNKEEA